DNA sequence from the Geobacter sp. AOG2 genome:
GACAGGTATTTCCACTCTCCGATCATGATCGCGAGTTCGTCAACACCAGCCGTGAATGCATCAAGGGGATCATCCATCGCCGTGATCCCCGTCTGATGGTGGTGGTCGGCCCCTGTTCGATCCATGACCCGCTGGCTGCCGTTGAATATGCAAAACGCCTTGCGCTCCTGTCTCGCAAGGTTGAAGACCACCTGTTTCTGGTCATGAGGACATATTTTGAGAAACCCCGCACAACCATCGGGTGGAAAGGGCTCATAAATGACCCGGATATGAACCACAGCCACCTGATTTCCAAAGGGCTCGGTATCGCGCGCGGCTTACTCCTGAAGATCACATCACTCAAGGTACCGGTGGCCAACGAAATGCTGGACCCAATTACGCCTGAATACGTGGCCGACATGATCAGTTGGGGCGCCATCGGGGCTCGGACGACCGAGTCCCAGACCCATCGCGAGATGTCGAGCGGCCTCTCGTTCCCGGTCGGTTTCAAAAACGGCACCGACGGCAACCTGCAAATCGCCATGGACGCCATGAAGGCGGTGCAACATCCCCATAGCTTCCTCGGCATCAACCGAGAAGGCCGTACCTCCATCATCCAGACATGCGGAAACCCTGATGTTCACATCGTTTTACGGGGCGGCTCCCGTAAGGCCAACTACACGCCCGAAGATATTGCTGCCACTGAGGAAAGCCTGAAAAAGAACGGATTGTCTCCCTCCATCATGGTGGACTGCAGTCACGGCAATTCCAACAAGGACTACCAAAAGCAGCCCGAGGTGCTGGGAAGCGTCATCCAACAGGTTATAGACGGCAACAAAACTATCTCCGGCGTCATGATCGAAAGCAACCTGGAGGCCGGCAGCCAGAAAATCCCTG
Encoded proteins:
- a CDS encoding 3-deoxy-7-phosphoheptulonate synthase; its protein translation is MIKTNNLKISAITPIIAPAELRQVFPLSDHDREFVNTSRECIKGIIHRRDPRLMVVVGPCSIHDPLAAVEYAKRLALLSRKVEDHLFLVMRTYFEKPRTTIGWKGLINDPDMNHSHLISKGLGIARGLLLKITSLKVPVANEMLDPITPEYVADMISWGAIGARTTESQTHREMSSGLSFPVGFKNGTDGNLQIAMDAMKAVQHPHSFLGINREGRTSIIQTCGNPDVHIVLRGGSRKANYTPEDIAATEESLKKNGLSPSIMVDCSHGNSNKDYQKQPEVLGSVIQQVIDGNKTISGVMIESNLEAGSQKIPADLNQLKYGVSITDACIDWDTTERIILAAHGQLRKAKR